A portion of the Sphingorhabdus pulchriflava genome contains these proteins:
- a CDS encoding patatin-like protein, translated as MREKELRLALICYGGVSLAVYMHGITREIWHLVRASRAFLENQPPSSGSEAVYRELLELIEAKSGTKLRVLTDIISGASAGGINGVFLAQAITTGQSLEPLTDLWLQNADVEVLLDPDARPLSRFSKFWAAPIAWAILRRRGGAVERTVAAEAQDEVATKLSGFVRARWFQPPFGGRVFSTLLLDALQAMEAQGFTRPLLPAGQPLDLFVTVTDFHGHREQLQLNSPSNVTENEHRLTIGFSTRGQDAGMLAHQAELVFAARSTASFPGAFPPFTVRELDGLLLSRAVVWDEREAFLKRILPQQFEAGSAEDAFLIDGSVLANAPFAQAIDALRNRPARREVDRRFVYIDPKPGMPSFRVRGRGKTADGHLKPPGFFSTIFGATSDIPREQPIRDSLTAIEGRSQRIARMREITEHLEVEVEHMIEVMLGKTWFLTKPTPERLRKWRLTMLQKSAAATGYSYPAYAHLRMMGVLDDLAATARRLCPDARQEHCRLLRDALWGEVRRRGLDKLTGPKGRVMAAESMLFFRAQDVRFRIRRLRFLARKLAEDVEVMAEVPAAVADRLRQAIYASLAHFLEVETSEYLGADVAEAVRNGVENPAALLDLLAERRNLEAGDAATDAALIAALTDMPDAATRTILLGYLGYILYDIATLPLLQGEGQDEFDPIKVDRISPDDATTIRKGGAAATLKGIEFNNFGAFFSRAYRENDYLWGRLHGIDRLIDIVLSSMPGTVSAEQAEVLAIKKRAFEAVLEAEAPRLKRIQPLIEELRAEIAAITPA; from the coding sequence ATGCGTGAGAAGGAACTGCGGCTGGCCCTTATCTGCTATGGCGGAGTGAGCCTTGCAGTGTACATGCACGGTATTACGCGCGAGATCTGGCATCTGGTCCGCGCGAGCCGCGCATTCCTGGAAAACCAGCCGCCCAGCAGTGGCAGTGAAGCTGTCTACCGCGAACTGCTCGAACTTATCGAAGCCAAATCGGGCACCAAGCTGCGTGTCCTGACCGACATTATTTCAGGCGCGAGTGCCGGGGGCATTAATGGCGTCTTTCTGGCACAAGCCATCACCACCGGGCAATCGCTTGAGCCGTTGACCGACCTTTGGCTGCAGAATGCCGATGTCGAGGTGCTGCTTGATCCCGATGCGCGGCCGCTGTCACGTTTCTCCAAATTCTGGGCCGCACCGATCGCCTGGGCGATATTGCGGCGGCGTGGGGGTGCTGTGGAACGCACCGTGGCTGCCGAAGCGCAGGATGAGGTCGCGACCAAGCTGTCAGGCTTCGTCCGTGCGCGCTGGTTCCAGCCGCCCTTCGGCGGGCGCGTCTTCTCGACCCTGTTGCTCGATGCACTGCAGGCGATGGAGGCGCAGGGTTTTACCCGCCCTCTGCTCCCGGCAGGCCAGCCGCTCGACCTGTTCGTTACTGTCACCGATTTTCACGGCCACCGCGAACAGTTGCAGTTGAACAGTCCCTCCAATGTGACCGAAAATGAGCACCGCCTGACGATCGGCTTTTCGACGCGCGGGCAGGATGCGGGGATGCTCGCCCACCAGGCCGAGCTGGTTTTCGCGGCGCGTTCGACCGCCAGCTTTCCTGGTGCCTTCCCGCCCTTCACTGTGCGCGAGCTCGACGGACTGTTGCTGAGCCGCGCGGTCGTTTGGGACGAACGCGAGGCCTTCCTCAAGCGCATCTTGCCGCAGCAGTTCGAGGCAGGAAGTGCCGAGGACGCCTTCCTGATCGACGGTTCGGTTCTCGCCAATGCGCCTTTTGCCCAAGCTATCGACGCGCTGCGCAACCGGCCTGCCCGGCGCGAGGTTGACCGGCGTTTCGTCTATATAGATCCCAAGCCGGGCATGCCGAGCTTTCGCGTGCGTGGGCGCGGCAAGACCGCAGATGGGCATTTGAAACCACCCGGCTTCTTCTCCACCATCTTCGGTGCAACGTCGGACATCCCGCGAGAACAGCCGATCCGCGACAGCTTGACCGCGATTGAGGGGCGTTCCCAACGCATCGCCCGCATGCGCGAGATCACCGAGCATCTGGAGGTCGAGGTCGAGCATATGATTGAGGTGATGCTCGGTAAGACATGGTTCCTGACCAAGCCGACGCCCGAACGCCTGCGCAAGTGGCGGCTGACGATGCTGCAGAAATCGGCAGCGGCGACCGGCTATAGTTATCCGGCCTATGCGCATTTGCGGATGATGGGCGTGCTGGATGATCTGGCCGCCACCGCGCGTCGGCTCTGCCCTGATGCGCGGCAGGAACATTGCCGCCTGCTGCGAGACGCGCTGTGGGGTGAAGTGCGCCGACGGGGGCTCGACAAGCTGACTGGCCCCAAAGGCAGGGTGATGGCTGCGGAATCGATGCTCTTTTTCCGCGCGCAGGACGTCCGCTTCCGCATTCGCCGCCTGCGTTTCCTTGCCCGGAAACTAGCCGAAGATGTCGAGGTTATGGCCGAGGTTCCAGCGGCGGTGGCAGACCGGCTGAGGCAGGCAATCTATGCCTCGCTCGCCCATTTCCTCGAGGTTGAAACCTCAGAATATCTAGGCGCGGATGTGGCCGAGGCGGTCCGCAATGGCGTCGAAAATCCCGCAGCCCTGCTCGATCTGCTCGCCGAGCGGCGCAATCTGGAGGCAGGCGATGCCGCCACCGACGCCGCGCTTATCGCCGCTCTCACCGACATGCCCGACGCCGCGACGCGTACCATATTGCTCGGTTATCTCGGCTATATCCTCTACGACATCGCGACCCTGCCCTTGCTGCAGGGCGAAGGGCAGGACGAGTTTGACCCGATCAAGGTCGACCGCATCTCCCCCGACGATGCGACGACCATCCGCAAAGGCGGGGCCGCCGCCACGCTGAAGGGCATCGAGTTCAACAATTTCGGCGCCTTTTTCAGCCGCGCTTATCGCGAGAATGACTATCTCTGGGGCCGCCTGCACGGCATCGACCGGCTGATCGATATCGTGCTGTCGTCCATGCCCGGCACGGTATCAGCCGAACAGGCCGAGGTACTGGCGATCAAGAAAAGGGCTTTTGAAGCCGTGCTGGAGGCCGAAGCGCCGAGGTTGAAACGGATTCAGCCCTTGATCGAGGAACTGCGCGCGGAGATTGCGGCGATCACGCCGGCTTAA
- a CDS encoding CvpA family protein, with the protein MTAFDIIVLFLLGTGAIFGFMRGFTQEVLLLSVWVLVVAAIRFLHAPAAEWLYGPVGTDAGAAVLAFLAIAIVTYVGGRLIARKIGEKSRKSALGPFDRVLGFGFGAVKGLIGATLLFLLLVMLFEVAYGGDSKRPEWMTASRTYPLLNASGDALSSFIRERQQDNDDEGSDAG; encoded by the coding sequence ATGACCGCATTCGACATCATCGTCCTTTTCCTGCTCGGCACCGGTGCCATTTTTGGCTTTATGCGCGGCTTTACGCAGGAAGTGCTGTTGCTGAGCGTCTGGGTATTGGTCGTTGCGGCGATACGATTCCTCCACGCGCCCGCCGCCGAATGGCTTTATGGTCCGGTTGGCACCGACGCCGGGGCTGCTGTCCTGGCATTCCTCGCCATTGCCATCGTCACTTATGTCGGCGGGCGGTTGATAGCGCGCAAGATTGGCGAGAAGAGCCGCAAGTCGGCGCTTGGTCCGTTTGACCGTGTGCTCGGATTTGGCTTTGGCGCGGTGAAGGGGCTGATCGGCGCGACGTTGCTGTTCCTGCTGCTCGTCATGCTGTTCGAAGTCGCCTATGGCGGCGACAGCAAACGCCCGGAATGGATGACCGCGTCCCGCACCTATCCGTTGTTGAACGCGTCGGGGGATGCGCTCTCGTCCTTCATTCGCGAACGCCAGCAGGACAATGACGACGAGGGCAGCGATGCCGGCTAA
- a CDS encoding DUF4189 domain-containing protein, producing the protein MVPDGPATNNQDLVDELRKKKVKKRFDNYYAVAFHPDSSDVFIMGGATKRKSAENDARMLCGINMLLKAGADEASVGQCAVTFSGSNNVASFARGMNGDIYYAMGVDTSVSDAAVLIACRNQNDYCAVFRHWVAHPTISYAPTQESHQPEGNFRKVHAAAAWQGEAGPTNSAKSMVYVTGGHTSKAEAERSALETCQQQSKNPCSVARSIADTFMVVARQSDGRMFVTSSPAEDMVDTIVKESCGAGLTCTVKAVVPASQSGSNRLGPY; encoded by the coding sequence ATGGTGCCTGACGGGCCAGCCACAAACAATCAGGATCTGGTTGACGAGCTACGAAAGAAGAAGGTCAAAAAGCGTTTCGACAACTATTATGCCGTGGCCTTTCATCCTGATTCTTCAGATGTATTTATCATGGGCGGTGCAACGAAACGCAAATCTGCAGAAAATGATGCGCGAATGCTCTGTGGTATCAACATGCTCCTTAAGGCAGGAGCAGACGAAGCGTCGGTCGGGCAATGCGCGGTAACGTTTAGTGGTTCAAATAACGTCGCGTCGTTTGCGCGCGGAATGAACGGAGACATATATTACGCAATGGGTGTTGATACTTCGGTGAGCGATGCTGCGGTTCTGATCGCTTGCCGGAACCAGAATGATTATTGCGCCGTTTTTCGGCATTGGGTGGCCCATCCTACTATTTCTTACGCACCCACACAGGAATCGCACCAACCGGAAGGCAATTTCCGGAAAGTCCATGCTGCGGCAGCCTGGCAGGGCGAAGCTGGACCGACGAATTCGGCGAAGAGCATGGTTTATGTGACGGGCGGTCACACCTCGAAAGCTGAAGCCGAGCGTAGCGCGCTAGAAACATGCCAACAACAGAGTAAAAATCCATGCTCCGTCGCCCGTTCAATCGCGGATACCTTTATGGTAGTGGCACGCCAAAGCGACGGCCGAATGTTTGTAACATCAAGCCCCGCTGAAGATATGGTCGACACCATAGTAAAGGAGTCTTGCGGTGCAGGATTGACCTGCACCGTGAAAGCTGTGGTTCCCGCAAGCCAAAGCGGATCGAATAGGCTCGGCCCTTATTGA
- a CDS encoding shikimate kinase produces MASRPDITSVTNTASGRSIVLVGMMGVGKSTIGKLLAGKLGLDFVDSDEQIEAAAGMPISEIFDRFGESGFRDGERRVIARLIGEGPKVIATGGGAFINDETRALIKEQCTSVWIDADLDVLVERVSRRNNRPLLVGRNPREVLTELAAKRTPCYSQADIHVRSDSGPHSRTVGQILEALA; encoded by the coding sequence ATGGCTTCGCGACCCGACATTACATCTGTTACAAATACTGCCTCTGGCCGTTCAATCGTACTCGTTGGTATGATGGGAGTGGGCAAGTCAACCATTGGCAAATTGCTTGCAGGCAAACTGGGTCTCGATTTTGTAGATTCCGATGAGCAAATCGAAGCAGCAGCTGGTATGCCGATTTCAGAGATCTTTGACCGCTTTGGTGAATCCGGTTTTCGCGATGGCGAAAGGCGCGTGATCGCACGGCTAATCGGCGAAGGCCCTAAAGTGATTGCAACAGGCGGTGGCGCTTTCATCAACGACGAGACACGGGCGTTGATCAAAGAGCAATGCACTTCGGTCTGGATTGACGCGGATCTTGATGTTCTCGTCGAACGTGTGTCACGGCGCAATAACCGACCTTTGCTAGTAGGGCGGAACCCTAGGGAAGTGCTCACCGAATTAGCTGCAAAGCGCACCCCATGCTACAGTCAGGCGGATATTCACGTGCGCAGCGACTCCGGACCGCATTCGCGCACGGTTGGTCAAATATTGGAGGCATTGGCCTGA
- the aroB gene encoding 3-dehydroquinate synthase, with protein MDNITVSLEGRPYDVLIGQGLIGKSGEYLAPYARSGRLLIVTDTHVGQHVLPQFAASLQAAGLSYAAHLLPAGEGAKSWAELERLVDWLLSEHIERSDHIVALGGGVVGDITGFAAHIVKRGCHFVQVPTTLLAQVDSSVGGKTAINSGAGKNLVGAFHQPALVLIDPDVLDTLPRRELGTGYAEVVKYGLIDAPEFFDWCETNIDAFLAGDADARLHAIARSVEAKARIVAADEKELTGVRALLNLGHTFGHALEAETGYSDTLLHGEGVAAGMALAFRYSVRRGHCPVGDADRVSVHLAKAGLPTTLREAHVDASGGQLVEHMLHDKKKSGGTLPFLLANGIGQTFLAKDVDLDDVAAFLNEERGR; from the coding sequence ATGGACAATATTACAGTCAGTCTCGAAGGCAGGCCTTATGACGTGCTGATAGGTCAGGGGTTGATCGGCAAATCGGGCGAGTATCTGGCACCTTATGCGCGGAGCGGACGCCTGTTGATCGTCACCGACACCCATGTCGGACAACATGTCCTGCCGCAATTCGCTGCTTCGTTGCAAGCAGCAGGGCTCAGCTATGCTGCCCATCTGTTGCCCGCCGGGGAAGGGGCCAAAAGCTGGGCAGAGCTCGAGCGCCTTGTCGACTGGCTGCTTTCCGAACATATCGAGCGAAGCGACCATATCGTTGCCTTGGGCGGCGGTGTTGTCGGTGACATCACGGGCTTTGCCGCGCATATCGTGAAACGCGGCTGCCATTTCGTTCAGGTGCCAACCACGTTGCTCGCCCAGGTCGACAGCAGCGTTGGTGGCAAGACGGCTATCAACAGCGGCGCGGGCAAGAATCTGGTGGGTGCATTCCACCAGCCCGCCCTTGTCCTCATCGACCCTGATGTGCTTGACACATTGCCACGGCGTGAATTGGGCACGGGCTATGCCGAAGTCGTGAAATATGGCCTGATCGACGCACCTGAATTTTTTGACTGGTGCGAAACCAATATCGACGCCTTTCTCGCGGGGGATGCCGATGCCCGCCTTCATGCAATTGCGCGGTCGGTCGAGGCGAAGGCGCGGATCGTGGCGGCCGACGAAAAGGAGCTGACCGGCGTTCGCGCGCTGCTCAATCTCGGGCATACTTTTGGTCACGCGCTGGAGGCAGAGACCGGATATTCCGACACGCTGCTGCACGGCGAAGGCGTGGCTGCGGGCATGGCGCTGGCATTCCGCTATTCTGTGCGCAGGGGGCATTGTCCGGTGGGCGATGCGGATCGGGTGAGCGTCCATCTCGCCAAAGCAGGCTTGCCGACCACATTGCGCGAAGCCCATGTCGATGCAAGTGGCGGACAGCTCGTCGAGCATATGCTGCACGACAAGAAGAAGAGCGGCGGCACCCTGCCCTTCCTGCTCGCCAATGGGATAGGCCAGACATTCCTTGCCAAGGATGTCGATCTGGACGACGTCGCCGCCTTCCTCAACGAAGAGCGCGGACGCTAA
- the radA gene encoding DNA repair protein RadA has protein sequence MAKPKKRYVCQECGTVAPRWQGQCEDCGAWNSLVEEAGATVFEMKHHLQNGGRDVGLVGLDSDIKLPDRASTGISEFDRALGGGLVAGSATLLGGDPGIGKSTLLLQTAANLARRGLDVAYISGEEAVDQVRLRARRLGLGDAPVQLAAATSVRDILTTMGSTKPPALLIIDSIQTMHSDLIEGAPGTVSQVRASAQELIRFAKERGTALMLVGHVTKDGSIAGPRVLEHMVDTVLAFEGERSHQYRILRANKNRFGGTDEIGVFAMADSGLAEVGNPSALFLTDRAEQVTGATVFPALEGTRPVLVEIQALTVRLSSGATPRRAVVGWDSGRLAMILAVLEARCGLSFATAEVYLNIAGGYRISDPAADLAVAAALVSAYAEKPLPSDCVLFGEVALSGEIRPVAHGNLRLKEAAKLGFQTALVPPSVQDDGAMKLKQFRTLSNLVDHILGRD, from the coding sequence ATGGCCAAACCCAAGAAACGCTATGTCTGTCAGGAATGCGGCACGGTTGCGCCGCGTTGGCAGGGGCAGTGTGAGGATTGCGGTGCGTGGAACAGTCTCGTCGAAGAGGCGGGCGCGACCGTGTTCGAGATGAAGCATCATCTGCAAAATGGCGGGCGCGATGTCGGGCTTGTCGGGCTCGATAGTGATATCAAACTGCCCGATCGCGCTTCGACGGGAATATCAGAATTTGACCGCGCTTTGGGCGGCGGGCTGGTTGCGGGATCGGCGACCTTGCTGGGCGGTGATCCGGGGATCGGAAAGTCAACCCTGCTGCTGCAAACAGCGGCCAATCTTGCGCGGCGCGGGCTAGACGTCGCCTATATTTCGGGTGAGGAAGCGGTCGATCAGGTGCGGCTGCGTGCGCGGCGGCTGGGGCTTGGCGATGCGCCGGTGCAATTGGCAGCGGCGACTTCGGTTCGCGACATATTGACGACGATGGGCAGCACAAAGCCGCCTGCCTTGCTCATCATCGATTCGATCCAGACTATGCACAGCGACCTCATCGAAGGCGCGCCGGGCACGGTCAGCCAGGTGCGCGCCTCGGCACAAGAGCTGATTCGCTTTGCCAAGGAGCGCGGCACCGCGTTGATGCTGGTCGGCCATGTCACCAAGGATGGCAGCATCGCGGGGCCCCGTGTGCTCGAGCATATGGTCGACACCGTGTTGGCATTTGAAGGCGAACGCAGCCATCAATATCGTATCCTGCGCGCGAACAAGAACCGCTTTGGCGGCACCGACGAGATTGGCGTCTTTGCGATGGCTGACAGCGGCTTGGCCGAGGTCGGTAATCCCAGCGCGCTGTTTCTGACTGACCGGGCCGAGCAGGTGACAGGGGCGACGGTCTTCCCGGCGTTGGAAGGCACAAGACCGGTGCTGGTCGAAATTCAGGCTCTCACCGTGCGCCTGTCGAGTGGAGCAACGCCGCGTCGCGCCGTGGTTGGCTGGGATAGCGGTAGGCTGGCGATGATATTGGCGGTGCTTGAGGCGCGCTGCGGGCTAAGCTTTGCAACGGCGGAAGTTTATCTCAACATAGCGGGCGGCTATCGCATATCCGATCCTGCGGCCGACCTTGCTGTCGCTGCAGCACTGGTGTCCGCTTATGCCGAAAAGCCGCTGCCTTCAGATTGCGTTTTGTTCGGCGAAGTCGCTCTTTCAGGCGAAATCCGTCCCGTCGCGCATGGTAATCTCCGCCTCAAGGAAGCGGCCAAGCTGGGCTTCCAGACCGCTTTGGTGCCACCATCGGTACAGGATGATGGCGCTATGAAACTGAAACAGTTTCGGACGCTCTCCAACCTCGTTGACCATATACTCGGGCGGGACTAA
- a CDS encoding cation:proton antiporter, whose product MDEGHHFLTDILTTGALLLGAALVAVLVFRKLGLGAVLGYLVAGIIIGPDVLGLSGEPETILSFAEIGIILLLFLVGLELSPSRLWVMRRDILLFGPLQVALCGLAMFAIIYAVLPFSWEAALVLGLPLGLSSTAQVLPLLQSRGRLKTDYGEKSFAILLFQDISIVPLLTIVAALSRAPAQEGAPSGLVLAIYAILAIGGLILAGRYVLSPLLRLVGRVSERELFIVTGLFAVCASAALMQSIGVSAALGAFVAGVMLAESPYRHELEADIDPFRSILLGLFFLAVGMMLDLDVIAAQPLLIVGLAAGLVLVKTAVVFGLGRLFGLNNSASIIMALLLSQGGEFGFVLFTASQNALLIEPEAASLFGAVVTLSMATTPFLMILAGRLAARRRTSDVALDDPELAAQANIIIVGHGRFGQTVGQIMQAAGLSITLIDIKPEQIDVSGEFGRKVFYGDGTRIDLLRRAGADESCAILFCMDDRDLDADNLVAVRETFPNAKLFVRAYDRRQMLELMPAEDLKITREVFESSVQMAEDALRSINVDPSVAEQAVTEFRRRDLARLKAQFKTGNIRAGSRHSFGGKESDDFAMDEG is encoded by the coding sequence ATGGACGAGGGCCACCATTTCCTGACCGACATTTTGACCACTGGTGCACTTCTGCTGGGTGCGGCGCTCGTGGCGGTTCTGGTCTTCCGCAAATTAGGGTTGGGCGCTGTACTCGGCTATCTGGTTGCAGGTATCATCATCGGGCCTGACGTGTTGGGTCTGAGCGGCGAACCGGAAACCATACTGAGTTTCGCTGAAATCGGTATCATCCTGCTTCTGTTCCTCGTTGGGCTAGAGCTATCGCCTTCGCGATTATGGGTGATGCGGCGGGACATATTATTGTTCGGACCATTGCAGGTCGCATTGTGCGGTCTCGCGATGTTCGCCATCATCTACGCCGTGCTGCCTTTCAGCTGGGAAGCCGCGCTGGTGCTGGGGCTTCCGCTTGGCCTGAGCTCGACCGCGCAGGTCCTGCCGCTTCTGCAATCGCGCGGACGATTGAAAACCGACTATGGCGAGAAAAGCTTCGCCATCCTGCTGTTCCAGGACATTTCGATCGTTCCCTTGCTGACGATTGTCGCCGCGCTATCGCGTGCACCAGCGCAAGAAGGGGCACCCAGCGGGCTTGTGTTGGCCATATATGCCATACTCGCCATAGGCGGGCTGATTCTGGCGGGGCGCTATGTGCTGTCGCCCTTGTTGCGGCTGGTAGGCCGCGTATCGGAACGCGAATTGTTCATTGTCACCGGCCTGTTTGCGGTCTGTGCGAGTGCTGCCCTGATGCAGTCGATTGGCGTTTCGGCTGCGCTGGGCGCGTTCGTCGCAGGCGTGATGCTTGCCGAATCGCCCTACCGGCATGAGCTGGAGGCGGATATCGATCCCTTCCGTTCCATTCTGCTCGGTCTGTTCTTCCTCGCTGTCGGAATGATGCTCGACCTCGACGTCATTGCGGCGCAGCCCTTGCTGATTGTCGGTTTGGCGGCGGGGCTGGTGCTGGTCAAAACCGCGGTGGTTTTCGGCTTGGGTCGCTTGTTCGGGCTGAACAACAGCGCGTCGATCATCATGGCGCTGCTGCTCAGCCAGGGCGGGGAGTTCGGTTTCGTGCTGTTCACCGCGTCGCAAAATGCGCTGCTGATTGAGCCAGAGGCGGCCAGCCTGTTCGGTGCGGTGGTGACGTTGTCGATGGCGACAACGCCATTCCTGATGATCCTTGCCGGCCGATTGGCGGCCCGTCGACGGACCAGCGATGTCGCGCTTGATGATCCTGAATTGGCGGCGCAAGCCAACATCATCATCGTCGGCCATGGACGCTTCGGCCAGACAGTCGGTCAGATCATGCAGGCGGCGGGCCTTTCCATCACCCTTATCGACATCAAGCCCGAGCAAATCGATGTCAGCGGGGAGTTTGGGCGCAAGGTATTTTATGGCGACGGAACGCGCATAGATTTGCTTCGCCGCGCGGGCGCGGACGAGTCCTGCGCGATTCTGTTTTGCATGGATGACCGTGATCTGGATGCCGACAATTTGGTCGCCGTGCGCGAAACCTTCCCCAATGCCAAACTGTTCGTACGGGCGTATGACAGGCGTCAAATGCTCGAACTCATGCCGGCAGAGGATCTTAAGATTACAAGGGAAGTATTTGAATCATCTGTTCAAATGGCAGAAGATGCGCTGCGTTCCATCAATGTCGACCCTTCGGTTGCCGAACAGGCCGTCACCGAATTCCGCCGCCGTGATCTTGCCCGGCTGAAGGCGCAGTTCAAGACTGGTAATATACGTGCCGGTTCGCGCCACAGCTTTGGCGGCAAGGAATCGGACGATTTTGCAATGGATGAGGGTTAG
- a CDS encoding iron-sulfur cluster assembly scaffold protein, whose protein sequence is MPANLAARPTPPKPELYTKDILRLAASLPHADALGDADASATRRSPVCGSEMRADVKVENGHLTALALRGRACAMGQASAAVVREFAVGRSAEAIADARAALAQALVGDGGFDRCWPELAVFESARSYPARHAAILLPFDAVLAAMTGAD, encoded by the coding sequence ATGCCGGCTAATCTTGCCGCACGCCCCACGCCACCCAAGCCCGAGCTTTACACCAAGGACATATTGCGGCTTGCAGCGAGTCTGCCGCATGCAGACGCGTTGGGCGACGCCGATGCAAGCGCAACCCGCCGTTCGCCAGTCTGCGGCAGTGAAATGCGCGCCGATGTCAAAGTCGAAAACGGACATCTCACGGCGCTTGCCTTGCGTGGCCGCGCTTGCGCGATGGGACAGGCATCGGCGGCGGTCGTGCGTGAGTTTGCAGTCGGTCGTTCGGCTGAAGCGATTGCGGATGCGCGGGCCGCGCTTGCGCAGGCGCTTGTTGGAGATGGCGGTTTTGATCGCTGTTGGCCCGAACTGGCGGTTTTTGAAAGCGCGCGCTCCTATCCTGCACGCCATGCCGCGATATTGCTGCCTTTTGATGCGGTTCTCGCCGCGATGACGGGGGCCGACTGA
- a CDS encoding nitroreductase has translation MLVSEAVATRRSIRSFLDKPVPFETIERILERARMAPSGCNFQPWEATVLTGAPLKALQDRLTASQPDDPMDYDFSEPGKHEKYKARLQAVGAAMYGAMAIARDDGKQRADFVQSNLVSFGAPVLLLCHFPKWMREAQWSDTGMWLQTIMLLCREEGLDTCPQEYMGMYGRTIKDQLGLGEDVLLFCGLAIGYRDESDSVNGFVRERVPLGEQVTFLGF, from the coding sequence ATGCTGGTATCCGAAGCCGTCGCCACCCGCCGTTCCATCCGTTCGTTTCTGGACAAGCCGGTTCCGTTCGAAACGATCGAGCGCATATTGGAGCGCGCGCGCATGGCGCCTTCGGGCTGCAATTTCCAACCATGGGAAGCCACTGTCCTCACAGGTGCTCCGCTCAAGGCATTGCAGGATCGATTGACTGCCAGCCAGCCCGACGATCCGATGGACTATGATTTCTCCGAACCCGGCAAGCATGAAAAGTACAAGGCCCGCCTGCAGGCTGTGGGTGCCGCGATGTATGGTGCAATGGCGATTGCCCGCGACGATGGCAAGCAGCGCGCCGATTTCGTCCAGTCGAACCTCGTTTCTTTCGGGGCACCGGTGCTGTTGCTCTGCCATTTCCCGAAATGGATGAGGGAAGCCCAATGGTCCGATACCGGCATGTGGTTGCAGACGATCATGCTGCTTTGTCGCGAAGAAGGCCTCGATACCTGCCCGCAGGAATATATGGGGATGTATGGCCGGACGATCAAAGACCAACTGGGTCTGGGCGAAGATGTGCTGCTGTTCTGCGGCCTTGCCATCGGCTATCGTGATGAGAGCGATTCCGTGAACGGTTTCGTGCGCGAGCGCGTGCCTTTGGGTGAGCAGGTGACCTTTCTGGGGTTCTGA
- a CDS encoding tyrosine-type recombinase/integrase codes for MGTDNDLIERFLEMLAAERGVAKNTLLAYRSDLLAASDMLAGKLAAAGKDTLSILTSGWSHLANSSIARKAAALRGFFGFLEEEGFRQDNPSAALPRPVQSRALPKVLDIAEVEALFASIEARLSKPKPSPLDYRLSALVELLYGSGLRATELVALPRASIMRDRPYIILIGKGAKERLVPISDRARQAVGTWHAFVPKDSKYLFPSRAARASGNGDVHISRIRLFQIIRELAAESGIDPAKVSPHVLRHAFATHLLAGGANLRALQAMLGHADIATTQIYTHVDSSKLVELVNQRHPLAKRSLSR; via the coding sequence ATTGGAACCGACAACGACCTGATCGAGCGCTTTCTCGAAATGCTGGCGGCAGAACGCGGCGTCGCAAAAAATACATTATTGGCTTATCGCAGTGATTTGTTAGCGGCTTCAGACATGCTGGCGGGCAAGCTGGCCGCCGCTGGCAAGGATACCTTGTCGATACTGACGTCGGGCTGGTCGCACCTCGCAAATAGTTCGATTGCACGCAAGGCGGCGGCCTTGCGCGGATTTTTCGGCTTTTTGGAGGAAGAGGGGTTTCGCCAGGACAACCCCTCTGCAGCGTTGCCGCGACCGGTGCAAAGCCGTGCACTGCCCAAGGTTCTGGATATAGCCGAGGTTGAAGCGCTTTTCGCGTCGATTGAGGCGCGCCTTTCGAAGCCGAAGCCATCGCCGCTCGATTACCGCCTGTCGGCGTTGGTTGAGCTGCTGTACGGATCAGGATTACGGGCGACCGAACTGGTGGCGCTGCCACGGGCATCGATCATGCGCGACCGACCCTATATCATCCTGATTGGTAAGGGTGCGAAGGAAAGGTTGGTCCCAATCTCTGACCGTGCGCGGCAAGCGGTGGGCACCTGGCACGCATTTGTACCCAAGGATTCAAAATATTTGTTCCCATCACGGGCCGCGCGGGCGTCGGGTAATGGCGATGTCCATATCAGCCGTATCCGCCTTTTTCAGATCATTCGGGAGCTTGCAGCGGAGTCAGGCATCGACCCTGCAAAGGTAAGCCCACACGTCCTTCGCCACGCGTTTGCGACACACCTTTTGGCAGGTGGAGCCAATTTGCGCGCACTTCAGGCGATGTTGGGACATGCCGACATCGCAACCACGCAAATCTACACGCACGTCGATTCATCAAAGCTGGTCGAATTGGTGAACCAGAGGCACCCATTGGCAAAAC